In Acidimicrobiales bacterium, one DNA window encodes the following:
- the rpsS gene encoding 30S ribosomal protein S19 translates to MPRSLKKGPFVDEHLLRKVDALNASREKRVIKTWSRRSTIIPDMVGHTIAVHDGRKHVPVYITESMVGHKLGEFAPTRTFRYHAGQERQGRR, encoded by the coding sequence ATGCCTCGCAGCCTGAAGAAGGGCCCGTTCGTCGACGAGCACCTGCTGCGCAAGGTCGACGCGCTCAACGCGAGCCGCGAGAAACGGGTCATCAAGACGTGGTCGCGTCGCTCGACGATCATCCCCGACATGGTCGGCCACACGATCGCGGTGCACGACGGGCGCAAGCACGTCCCCGTCTACATCACCGAGTCGATGGTCGGCCACAAGCTCGGCGAGTTCGCGCCGACGCGCACCTTCCGCTACCACGCAGGCCAGGAACGCCAGGGGAGGCGCTGA
- the rplP gene encoding 50S ribosomal protein L16, translated as MLMPRKVKHRKQHRGRLTGAAKGGTSVEFGDFGIQALEPAWVTARQIEAARIAMTRHVRRGGKVWIRVFPDKPVTQKPAETRMGSGKGNPERWVAVVRPGRILFELAGVDEHLARAAMERAIQKLPMKARFVVRQTAGAASEVQV; from the coding sequence ATGCTCATGCCTCGCAAGGTCAAGCACCGCAAGCAGCACCGGGGACGGCTCACCGGCGCGGCGAAGGGCGGTACCAGCGTGGAGTTCGGGGACTTCGGCATCCAGGCGCTCGAGCCGGCGTGGGTGACGGCGCGCCAGATCGAGGCCGCCCGGATCGCCATGACGCGCCACGTGCGCCGCGGCGGCAAGGTGTGGATCCGGGTCTTCCCCGACAAGCCCGTGACCCAGAAGCCGGCCGAGACGCGCATGGGGTCCGGCAAGGGGAACCCCGAGCGCTGGGTCGCCGTCGTGCGGCCGGGCCGCATCCTCTTCGAGCTCGCCGGGGTCGACGAGCACCTCGCGCGTGCCGCCATGGAGCGCGCCATCCAGAAGCTGCCGATGAAGGCCCGCTTCGTCGTCCGCCAGACCGCGGGCGCGGCCTCGGAGGTGCAGGTCTGA
- the rpmC gene encoding 50S ribosomal protein L29, which translates to MAKASELRKLEPADRAQRLAEARQELFNLRFQLATGRLDNVSRLRVLRREIARLLTIEAEQAAGRGA; encoded by the coding sequence ATGGCGAAGGCCTCCGAGCTGCGCAAGCTCGAGCCGGCGGACCGCGCGCAGCGCCTCGCCGAGGCGCGCCAGGAGCTGTTCAACCTGCGCTTCCAGCTCGCGACGGGCCGGCTCGACAACGTGAGTCGCCTGCGCGTCCTGCGCCGGGAGATCGCGCGCCTGCTCACCATCGAGGCAGAGCAGGCGGCAGGCAGGGGGGCGTGA
- the rpsQ gene encoding 30S ribosomal protein S17 gives MGEATARRNARKVREGTVVSRAMDKTAVVSVVERVRHPRYAKTVQRTKRLYVHDEENATGVGDRVRVAETRPLSRLKRWRLVEILERAR, from the coding sequence ATGGGCGAGGCGACGGCGCGGCGCAACGCGCGCAAGGTGCGGGAGGGCACGGTGGTGTCGCGTGCGATGGACAAGACCGCGGTCGTGAGCGTCGTCGAGCGCGTGCGCCACCCGCGCTACGCGAAGACCGTCCAGCGCACGAAGCGGCTGTACGTCCACGACGAGGAGAACGCCACCGGCGTCGGGGACCGGGTGCGGGTCGCCGAGACCCGCCCGCTGTCCAGGCTGAAGCGCTGGCGGCTCGTCGAGATCCTGGAGCGTGCGCGGTGA